A window of Aerococcus urinae contains these coding sequences:
- a CDS encoding barstar family protein translates to MNGKNKTRKTQPSPNRYHGQVNNNPRAYQVILDGRLIKDSQDLYRAFAQGMDKSVTFAGNLDALYDVLTANSKPLKLILKHPVDLRSNLASKAEPFFTMIKAAGAVNPQLEIID, encoded by the coding sequence ATGAACGGAAAAAATAAGACTAGGAAAACACAGCCATCTCCTAACCGCTACCATGGCCAGGTGAACAACAACCCCCGGGCCTATCAAGTGATTCTTGACGGTCGCTTGATCAAGGACAGCCAGGATCTCTATCGGGCCTTTGCCCAGGGGATGGATAAGAGCGTGACTTTTGCCGGTAACTTGGACGCTCTATATGATGTTTTGACCGCCAATTCTAAACCTCTCAAGCTTATCTTGAAGCACCCCGTTGACTTAAGAAGCAATTTGGCAAGTAAGGCTGAGCCTTTTTTTACTATGATTAAGGCAGCCGGGGCGGTTAACCCCCAGCTTGAAATTATTGACTAG
- a CDS encoding ribonuclease domain-containing protein → MKRFLTFLLTGVLVFCLAGCQGLDQVLDQVSHQQVENQVEYGQVYRSDEEVSAYLNAYQELPPNYITKKEAQVAGWESDKGNLWEVTDKKTIGGDHFGNFEKKLPADETYREADVNYYGGYRGDDRLVYSSSGDIYYTDDHYQSFKQLY, encoded by the coding sequence ATGAAGCGGTTTTTAACTTTTCTCTTAACGGGAGTTTTAGTCTTTTGCCTAGCGGGTTGCCAAGGCTTGGACCAAGTTCTGGATCAAGTCTCCCATCAGCAGGTAGAAAACCAGGTGGAGTATGGTCAGGTTTATCGCTCTGATGAAGAGGTTAGTGCCTATCTCAATGCCTACCAGGAACTTCCGCCAAATTATATCACTAAAAAAGAAGCCCAGGTGGCTGGATGGGAAAGTGATAAGGGCAATTTATGGGAAGTGACCGATAAGAAAACCATTGGTGGCGATCATTTTGGTAACTTTGAAAAGAAGTTACCGGCTGATGAGACCTACCGGGAAGCTGATGTCAACTACTATGGGGGCTATCGGGGTGATGACCGCCTGGTATATTCCTCATCTGGCGACATCTACTATACGGATGACCATTACCAAAGCTTTAAACAGTTGTATTGA
- a CDS encoding thioredoxin domain-containing protein: MAYSESEFNEAVEKLNRVNAKDLLSNLDSKEESLVFVGRPTCPYCRKFLPKLIEIIESDDLEIAYLDSTATAESVAIQEFREQAQVATVPALVRIGGEKRLENLGVDSSDSIESIREKIAQ, translated from the coding sequence ATGGCTTATAGTGAAAGTGAATTTAATGAAGCTGTTGAAAAATTAAACCGGGTGAACGCCAAAGACCTGCTTTCTAATCTAGATAGTAAGGAAGAATCCTTAGTTTTCGTGGGGCGGCCAACTTGTCCTTATTGCCGCAAGTTCCTACCTAAATTAATTGAAATCATTGAAAGCGATGATTTGGAGATTGCTTACTTGGATTCAACCGCCACCGCGGAAAGTGTTGCCATTCAAGAATTTAGAGAACAAGCCCAAGTGGCAACAGTGCCTGCCCTAGTGCGTATCGGTGGGGAAAAACGCTTAGAAAACCTAGGTGTTGATTCCTCAGATTCAATCGAAAGCATTAGAGAGAAAATCGCTCAATAA
- a CDS encoding glycosyltransferase family 2 protein, translating into MKSISIIIPCYNEADNIRPYYQAMLETMAHFPDQLDWQLLFIDDGSTDQTLQQIKVLSQTDSRLTYLAFSRNFGKEAGIYAGLQHSHGDYVVIMDVDLQDPPELLVPMYQKLKEEDYDCVVTRRQDRQGESWFRSQCARLFYWLINQLSHTPIRSGERDYRMMTRQMVDSVLKVSEVNRFSKGIFNWVGYQKTYIDFPNHQRQFGHSHFSFWNLLVYSLEGIISFSQIPLNIIAILGLIVFIVAIGLAAFFMIRTLLFGNPTSGWTSTIVIILLMGGLQMLSLGIVGKYIGKTFLESKRRPLYLVKESNLEEDD; encoded by the coding sequence TTGAAGTCAATTTCTATTATTATCCCTTGCTACAATGAAGCCGACAACATCCGTCCCTATTACCAGGCCATGTTAGAGACCATGGCTCACTTTCCTGACCAATTGGACTGGCAGCTCCTCTTTATTGATGACGGATCCACAGACCAGACACTCCAACAAATCAAGGTTCTAAGCCAAACAGATTCGCGGCTGACTTACCTAGCTTTTTCTAGGAACTTCGGCAAGGAAGCGGGCATCTATGCTGGTTTACAACACAGCCATGGAGACTATGTTGTGATTATGGACGTCGACCTCCAAGACCCGCCTGAATTATTGGTCCCCATGTACCAAAAACTCAAAGAAGAAGACTATGACTGTGTGGTGACTCGCCGTCAAGACCGGCAAGGAGAATCTTGGTTTCGCTCCCAGTGTGCCCGTCTCTTTTACTGGCTGATTAACCAATTATCCCACACGCCTATTCGCAGCGGGGAAAGAGACTACCGCATGATGACTCGGCAAATGGTCGATAGTGTCCTCAAAGTCAGTGAAGTCAACCGTTTCTCTAAGGGGATCTTTAATTGGGTCGGCTACCAAAAGACCTATATCGATTTTCCCAACCACCAACGCCAATTTGGCCACAGCCATTTTAGCTTTTGGAATCTCTTGGTATATTCCTTAGAGGGGATTATTTCCTTTTCACAAATTCCCCTCAATATCATCGCTATCCTAGGACTGATTGTCTTTATTGTAGCTATTGGATTAGCGGCCTTCTTTATGATCCGTACCCTGCTCTTTGGTAATCCCACCTCGGGCTGGACATCAACCATTGTTATTATTTTACTCATGGGCGGTTTACAAATGCTTTCCCTAGGTATCGTGGGTAAATATATTGGCAAGACCTTTCTAGAAAGTAAAAGGCGTCCCCTTTACCTGGTTAAGGAAAGTAACCTTGAAGAGGACGACTAA
- a CDS encoding 5' nucleotidase, NT5C type, with protein MQKIAVDMDEVIADFLAKQIRLFNENYDFQIKKEDLLGKNLDQLFPQYQKALHDMVADPNYFADLGIIEGAQEALWQLSQDYEVFITTAAMEFPTSFTAKYEWLAQHFDFIPDSHYVFCGQKSILGADYLIDDNSRHFQGFNGKGLLFSAPHNLTENYPDRLDSWEAALDYFYGSAGLSE; from the coding sequence ATGCAAAAAATTGCTGTAGATATGGACGAAGTGATTGCTGATTTTTTAGCCAAGCAAATTCGTTTGTTTAATGAAAACTATGATTTTCAAATTAAAAAAGAAGACCTCCTTGGGAAGAACTTGGATCAATTATTTCCCCAGTACCAAAAAGCACTCCATGATATGGTGGCTGATCCTAATTATTTTGCTGATCTTGGGATCATTGAGGGGGCACAAGAGGCCCTTTGGCAACTCAGTCAGGACTATGAAGTCTTTATTACTACGGCTGCAATGGAGTTTCCGACTTCTTTTACCGCTAAGTATGAGTGGTTAGCCCAGCATTTTGACTTTATCCCCGATAGTCACTATGTCTTCTGTGGGCAAAAGTCGATTTTGGGGGCTGATTATTTGATTGATGATAATAGTCGTCATTTTCAAGGTTTTAATGGTAAGGGGCTGCTCTTTTCAGCACCCCATAACTTGACGGAAAATTATCCCGACCGGCTGGATAGCTGGGAGGCAGCCCTGGACTATTTTTATGGATCTGCTGGCTTGTCTGAATAA